In the Drosophila biarmipes strain raj3 chromosome X, RU_DBia_V1.1, whole genome shotgun sequence genome, one interval contains:
- the LOC108024355 gene encoding uncharacterized protein LOC108024355, whose amino-acid sequence MANDSSRSQQSTRITSDMVLTPQSSPKEGQAKVEAIPSAPKWRSPQLLIVFEDGDLHSARQQLLHSLQNPFAEGSVATLLLQESIAEQFVGLVARDLRTLPQEVAKNPTYISTLAKIDQLKAKVVRGESLKAGESPILVYDCVHSYLGGGATGVVTLHTFRTAKEAGELAKRDPLPYGQVSLWNEKLACAYELIPRLPADVVAINCFSPDLSPIRDSFKGNRNEVLLEKNYHYESLVVSGKRRIVVFPVGTIFAN is encoded by the exons ATGGCTAACGACTCCAGCAGGTCCCAGCAGTCTACCAGGATCACCAGCGACATGGTCCTCACGCCGCAGTCGTCGCCAAAGGAGGGGCAAGCAAAG GTCGAGGCCATCCCCAGTGCCCCCAAGTGGCGCTCCCCCCAGCTGCTGATTGTCTTCGAGGACGGCGACCTGCACTCGGCCCGCCAGCAGTTGCTGCACTCCCTGCAGAATCCCTTTGCCGAGGGCTCCGTGGCCACGCTGCTGCTCCAGGAGAGCATAGCCGAGCAGTTCGTGGGCCTGGTGGCCCGGGATCTGCGCACCCTGCCGCAGGAGGTGGCCAAGAATCCCACCTACATCAGCACGCTGGCCAAGATCGATCAGCTGAAGGCCAAGGTGGTGAGGGGCGAAAGCCTCAAGGCTGGCGAGTCGCCCATCCTGGTGTACGACTGTGTGCACAGCTACCTGGGAGGTGGAGCCACTGGGGTGGTCACACTGCACACCTTCCGCACGGCCAAGGAAGCCGGCGAGTTGGCCAAAAGGGATCCGCTGCCCTATGGCCAGGTCAGCCTGTGGAACGAGAAGCTGGCCTGCGCCTACGAGCTGATTCCCCGCCTGCCAGCCGACGTTGTGGCCATCAACTGCTTCAGTCCCGACCTGAGCCCCATCAGGGACTCCTTCAAAGGCAACCGCAACGAGGTCCTGCTGGAAAAGAACTACCACTACGAGTCGCTGGTGGTCAGCGGCAAGCGGAGGATCGTCGTGTTTCCCGTGGGCACCATCTTCGCCAACTAG
- the LOC108024744 gene encoding ras-related protein Rab-35 translates to MARGFDHLFKLLIIGDSGVGKSSLLIRFSDDTFSGSYITTIGVDFKIRTVDIEGMRVKLQIWDTAGQERFRTITSTYYRGTHGVIVVYDVTNGDSFANVRRWLEEIQNNCDVVKKVLVGNKNDDPDRKVVITEDAQRFAKQMDIELYETSAKDNINVENMFLSITRQVLDHKLRTSPNEQQKDTLHLKPNPKGTKGGKCCR, encoded by the exons ATGGCACGCGGCTTCGATCATCTGTTCAAGCTGCTCATCATCGGCGACAGCG GCGTGGGCAAGTCGTCGCTGCTCATCCGGTTCTCGGACGACACATTCTCGGGCAGTTACATCACCACCATCGGCGTGGACTTCAAGATCCGCACCGTGGACATCGAGGGCATGCGGGTGAAGCTGCAGATTTGGGATACGGCCGGCCAGGAGCGCTTCCGGACGATCACCAGCACCTACTACCGCGGCACCCACGGCGTCATCGTTGTCTACGATGTGACAAACGGCGATTCCTTCGCGAACGTGCGCCGCTGGCTGGAGGAGATCCAGAACAACTGCGATGTGGTCAAAAAAGTATTAG TGGGCAACAAGAACGATGATCCGGACCGGAAGGTGGTCATCACCGAGGACGCGCAGCGATTTGCGAAACAAATGGACATCGAGCTGTACGAGACATCCGCCAAAGACAACATCAACGTGGAGAACATGTTCTTGTCGATCACGCGGCAGGTGCTCGACCACAAGCTGCGCACCTCCCCCAACGAGCAGCAGAAGGACACGCTCCACCTGAAGCCCAATCCCAAGGGCACCAAGGGCGGGAAGTGCTGCAGGTGA
- the LOC108024803 gene encoding mpv17-like protein, with protein sequence MSGLKAFLKDGMVVAGIMGLGDTIAQLVIEKKPLNDWDTGRTLRFGALGLVFVGPMLRQWYLFLEARVPKSYTPMRRGVTKMVIDQVCFAPPFSLATSFLVLLVNGEPTDQIRKRLQETYPTIMARNYMLWPAAQMINFSFVPLRYQVFYAQTIALVWNCYLSLILNR encoded by the coding sequence ATGTCGGGACTGAAGGCGTTCCTGAAGGACGGCATGGTTGTGGCGGGCATCATGGGCCTGGGCGACACCATAGCCCAGCTGGTCATCGAGAAGAAGCCGCTGAACGACTGGGACACCGGGCGGACGCTCCGGTTCGGAGCCCTGGGCCTGGTGTTCGTGGGCCCGATGCTGCGGCAGTGGTACCTCTTCCTGGAGGCGAGGGTGCCCAAGAGCTACACGCCGATGCGCCGCGGCGTCACCAAGATGGTGATCGACCAGGTCTGCTTCGCGCCCCCCTTCTCGCTGGCCACCTCCTTCCTGGTGCTGCTGGTCAACGGGGAGCCCACCGACCAGATCCGCAAGCGCCTCCAGGAGACCTACCCCACCATCATGGCCAGGAACTACATGCTCTGGCCCGCCGCCCAGATGATCAACTTCAGCTTCGTGCCGCTGCGCTACCAGGTGTTCTACGCCCAGACCATCGCCCTCGTGTGGAACTGCTACCTCTCCCTGATCCTCAACCGATAG
- the LOC108024351 gene encoding uncharacterized protein LOC108024351, which yields MEKSDKKAARREAKERRRKFLEEEQLDKVDAGLAAHDCCGDAFRDFDEHTHEAWLMQCPKGTDPRQLAGKRFKLPGKKRVGNLRVRAVGYSAPQKETIGYVSSKGKYAIRNLPLAGYVVVSQRPKAQQPVAGEEEQEFPTMPPPPKILVRNRHPLFGSDYKDRIELPEEIAKTLRQADKRNLKTKAKLSRTANYYTIRSKLLASSQTLEQKEQLVRQSVLTGHKPQFMKSIALNDQSEEEAAEAAPVKKSKKKKNNGSVEENGFEQVEIKEEDAIAPKKQKKRKSNGKILENGAENAFDDVENREEEVVASKKQKRKSNGQVLANGAANSLDEVVVIEDKPASVKKHKKARDNEVVVIDDDVVEVKTEEDAEAPPRKRKKQKAVE from the coding sequence ATGGAGAAGTCTGACAAGAAGGCGGCTCGCCGCGAGGCCAAGGAGCGTCGCCGCAAGTtcctggaggaggagcagctggacAAGGTGGACGCCGGCCTGGCGGCGCACGACTGTTGCGGCGATGCCTTCCGCGACTTCGACGAGCACACCCATGAGGCCTGGCTGATGCAGTGCCCCAAGGGCACGGATCCCCGCCAGCTGGCCGGCAAGCGCTTCAAGCTGCCCGGCAAGAAGCGCGTGGGCAACCTGCGAGTGCGCGCCGTCGGCTACTCGGCGCCCCAGAAGGAAACCATTGGCTATGTCAGCTCCAAGGGCAAGTATGCCATCCGCAATCTGCCCCTGGCCGGCTATGTGGTGGTCAGCCAGCGTCCGAAGGCCCAGCAACCGGTCGCcggcgaggaggagcaggaatTCCCAACCATGCCGCCGCCACCCAAGATCCTGGTGCGCAATCGTCATCCCCTGTTCGGCAGCGACTACAAGGATCGCATCGAATTGCCCGAGGAGATTGCCAAGACCCTGCGCCAGGCGGACAAGAGGAATCTGAAAACCAAAGCCAAACTGTCGCGCACCGCCAACTACTACACGATCCGCAGCAAACTGCTGGCCTCCAGCCAAACGCTGGAGCAAAAGGAGCAGCTTGTGCGGCAGTCGGTGCTCACCGGCCACAAACCACAGTTCATGAAGTCCATAGCTCTAAACGACCAGTCGGAAGAGGAAGCCGCAGAGGCGGCGCCCGTCAAGAAGagcaaaaagaagaaaaacaatGGGTCGGTAGAGGAAAACGGCTTTGAACAGGTGGAGATCAAGGAAGAAGATGCCATCGCCCCCAAGAAGCAAAAGAAGCGCAAATCAAATGGCAAAATCTTGGAAAATGGAGCAGAAAATGCCTTCGACGATGTGGAGAACAGGGAGGAAGAAGTCGTCGCGTCAAAGAAACAGAAGCGTAAATCAAATGGGCAAGTGCTGGCGAATGGAGCGGCCAATAGCCTGGACGAAGTGGTGGTGATCGAGGATAAACCTGCATCCGTCAAGAAGCACAAGAAGGCTAGGGACAACGAGGTGGTTGTCATCGACGACGACGTCGTGGAGGTGAAAACGGAGGAGGACGCGGAGGCCCCGCCGCGCAAGCGCAAGAAGCAGAAGGCGGTAGAATAG
- the LOC108024802 gene encoding putative inorganic phosphate cotransporter has translation MPPHKWTDESRDASCYYEDAAASRFRRPSSSSNSSATADRSDDEADDEREAFCSGERPLIRSSAAGEENHGCGPKTRHIFGLMGFLGFAVVYAMRVNLSVAIVAMVNQTAIPHSNSSVIDTDTCPLPEPNHNGSDPNPQREGEFVWDEATQGLVLGSFFYGYVLTQVPGGRMAELYGGKKIYGYGVLVTAIFTLITPLAAHWDLPLLVLVRILEGMGEGVTYPAMHAMLAHWIPPLERNKFAAIVYAGSNIGTVISMPLAGWLCSLDFLGGWPSAFYIFGLLGILWFIAWMYLVYDRPSDHPRIATSEREYIERSLLAQRLINQELGDPEEEEEGEGEGEDGVGVRRRPSDDPIPWTSLLTSVPLWAILLTQCGQGWAFYTQLTELPTYMSNILHFDIQSNALLNAVPYLTSWFVGIACSALADWMLAKRYISLLNSYKLWNTVASVVPSLGLIGIIYVGCDWVWVTFMLAGVGSFGGAVYAGNQMNHIALSPRYAGTMYGITNSAANICGFLAPYVIGLIINHRETLTQWHLVFWLAAGLNIAGNFIYLIFASAEEQSWSKAPPTRISPSLRA, from the exons ATGCCGCCGCACAAGTGGACGGACGAGTCGCGGGACGCCTCGTGCTACTACGAGGACGCGGCCGCCTCCCGCTTCCGCCgaccctcctcctcctccaacTCCTCCGCCACGGCGGACCGCTCCGACGATGAGGCGGACGACGAACGGGAGGCGTTTTGCTCCGGCGAACGACCGCTAATCCGCTCCAGCGCCGCCGGGGAGG AGAACCATGGCTGTGGCCCGAAGACACGTCACATATTCGGCCTGATGGGCTTCCTGGGATTCGCCGTCGTCTACGCGATGAGGGTCAACCTCTCGGTGGCCATTGTGGCCATGGTCAACCAGACGGCCATCCCGCACAGCAACTCATCGGTGATCGACACGGACACCTGCCCGCTGCCGGAGCCCAATCACAATGGCAGCGATCCGAATCCGCAGAGGGAGGGCGAGTTCGTGTGGGACGAGGCCACCCAGGGATTGGTCCTCGGCAGCTTCTTCTACGGCTACGTACTCACCCAAGTGCCCGGCGGACGGATGGCCGAACTGTATGGCGGCAAGAAGATCTACGGCTATGGCGTGCTGGTCACGGCCATATTCACACTCATCACGCCGCTCGCCGCGCACTGGGATCTGccgctgctggtgctggtcCGCATCCTGGAGGGCATGGGCGAGGGCGTCACCTATCCGGCCATGCACGCCATGCTTGCGCACTGGATACCGCCGCTGGAGAGGAACAAGTTCGCGGCCATTGTCTATGCGGGCTCCAACATAGGCACGGTCATCTCCATGCCCCTGGCCGGTTGGCTGTGCTCGCTGGACTTCCTGGGCGGTTGGCCATCGGCCTTCTACATCTTCGGGCTGCTGGGCATCTTGTGGTTCATCGCCTGGATGTATCTGGTGTACGACAGGCCCAGCGATCATCCGCGCATCGCCACTTCGGAGCGGGAGTACATCGAGAGGAGTCTGCTGGCGCAGAGGCTGATCAACCAGGAGCTGGGCGACccagaggaggaggaggagggcgaGGGCGAGGGCGAGGATGGAGTGGGCGTGCGGAGGAGGCCGTCGGACGACCCCATACCCTGGACATCGCTGCTCACCTCGGTGCCGCTGTGGGCCATCCTGCTGACCCAGTGCGGCCAGGGCTGGGCCTTCTACACGCAGCTCACCGAGCTGCCCACCTACATGAGCAACATCCTGCACTTTGACATCCAGTCGAATGCCCTGCTGAACGCCGTGCCCTATCTCACGTCCTGGTTCGTGGGCATCGCCTGCTCGGCCCTGGCCGACTGGATGCTGGCCAAGCGGTACATATCTCTGCTGAACTCCTACAAGCTGTGGAACACGGTGGCCTCGGTGGTGCCGTCGCTGGGCCTGATCGGCATCATCTACGTGGGCTGCGACTGGGTGTGGGTCACCTTCATGCTGGCCGGCGTGGGCTCCTTCGGTGGCGCCGTCTATGCCGGCAACCAGATGAATCACATTGCCCTCAGTCCCAGATATGCGGGCACCATGTATGGCATCACCAACTCGGCGGCCAATATCTGCGGCTTCCTGGCGCCCTATGTCATCGGTTTGATCATCAATCATCGGGAGACGCTGACCCAGTGGCATCTGGTCTTCTGGCTGGCGGCCGGCCTGAATATAGCCGGGAACTTCATCTACCTGATCTTCGCCAGCGCCGAGGAGCAGAGCTGGTCGAAGGCACCGCCCACACGCATCTCACCCAGCCTGCGCGCTTGA